In the Aeromicrobium fastidiosum genome, CCACATCAACGCAGCCGTCGAGCTCAGCCGGGCCACCGGTGCCGACGTGTGGTTCCCGCCCGAGGACCGGATGCTGTGGGATGCCGAGCACGACACCCCGCCGGACCAGGAGCTGCACTCGGGGGCCACGTTCGAGGTCGCCGGCACGACGCTGCGGGCGATCCCGACACCGGGTCACTCACCGGGCAGCACCTGCCTCTACGCACCCGACCTCGGTGTCGTCTTCAGTGGCGACACGCTCTTCAACGGCGGACCCGGTGCCACAGGCCGGTCGTACTCGGACTTCGACACCATCATCGAGTCGATCCGCGAACGCCTGCTCACGCTCCCGGACGAGACGGTCGTCCACACCGGCCACGGCGACGACACCAGCATCGGCGCCGAGAAGCCCCACCTCGACGACTGGATCACCCGCGGATCCTGACCTGAGCGACACCGGCCGCGCGGCCACGACTGCACCCGGGGAGCGGAATCGACACTCGTCCGCCGGGGTGGATGGCTCGACCGCAACGATGACGCCGACCATCACCACAGCGGCTCCCAGCAGCTGGGCCGATGTGGCGGCCGCGAGCCCGACGGGTCCGGCGCCGGCCACGTAGCCGGTGGACCTGGTTGCGGGCTCGGTGCTGACGGCACCGCAGAAGCCGGTCGGGAAGATGGTGGAGAGCATGGCGAGGTCAAGAGAATTCTCCAGCGCTTGGTTGCGATCGGGGAATCTGGGGGCGCTTCAGTCGGCGTACGGCCACCAGGACGTAGGTGGCACATCCGCCGAGCCTGCCACCCGTATTGACGAGAGGCAGGCGGCGGCTGAGGGCGGCGGCGCATGACATGTGCGGCCCTCAGCCACCTGCGGATCACCGGGTGTAGACCACGAAGACCTTGCGAAGCCTCTCGTGCACGGTCCAGATGCCCTTCCACCCGATCGGGAACAGGGCCGCCGTCCCGGCAGTCAGCTCGACAGGTTCGCCCCCATCCTCGTGGACGGTCATGCGGCCTTCGACGACCTGGATGAACTCGCCGCGGTCGATGAACTCCC is a window encoding:
- a CDS encoding cupin domain-containing protein, translating into MTTTFRAAELATEQFTESLLAPPSAQPLSGDIPVRAYIAYRSDDGSITSGSWESDPGEARWEFIDRGEFIQVVEGRMTVHEDGGEPVELTAGTAALFPIGWKGIWTVHERLRKVFVVYTR
- a CDS encoding MBL fold metallo-hydrolase gives rise to the protein MTARVQKVVTSGQFALDGGSWDVDNNVWLVGDDAEVIVIDAPHDAPAILDAIDGRTVVAIVLTHGHNDHINAAVELSRATGADVWFPPEDRMLWDAEHDTPPDQELHSGATFEVAGTTLRAIPTPGHSPGSTCLYAPDLGVVFSGDTLFNGGPGATGRSYSDFDTIIESIRERLLTLPDETVVHTGHGDDTSIGAEKPHLDDWITRGS